The nucleotide window aggagatttgtatgaaatttgacttctattgtcaattcaagagttcgacttatggagaacttcgacttaAGGTAGTTTGCGTTATGggaggaaatttttatgaaattacaaaGTAGTTGGTAGGTAGCTTGAAACTAGTTCAACAAAGCTTGACACGTACTTATTACATGATTTccattgattaaaaaatagtttaattatttttaaagaatatccCATAACAAATTAATCAGACCCTAATGTGAATTTTTCTACCACATATCCAAGAGTAAAAGCAAAGGTGTCTCAATATTAAAATGAAGCAACAAcatgaatatattttagaatatatttttttattatataaattaggaAGGATAATATTCATACTAGAAGAAGTTCTGCCAAAAAAATTAAGGATAATCTTAGAGCAATTATTAATGTTTGAGCAAGAGAAATCAGTGATCCAAAGAACGCTATTAAATATCATGATTTGGAAAGATAAAGTCTAAAtgacagaaaattaaaatcattatgCATAAAGTAATAATTGGAAATGGATCGTTATCCTGCCTAAACTAACGATACATACTAAATAGCAGAACAAAATTCGTGCacattttcgacaattttttttataatatagctGATCAGGAAATCTAAGATTTGAAGTTATAGTAGAGCTtggaattttttcttctttcaatATACTTTTCATTGAAGCAACAACGCttgatattatttaattttatactctcgcaatttatttatttaaatttattaatataacaaacaatttgactcatatattcggcatatatatggtataaagtcaagtttgaaaaccctaatattaagtatatgggagataaatgaagttatgacccgatttcactcattgttggcacggagatatattattagaagaaacatattccctcaaaatttcttcaaaatatctgagagacttaactataatatcggtaaaaaatttgttagaagtactgaggtcctcatattcgatatatagggtcttgaaaacttatggaccaatttcgatttttgaaagGCCGATGCCACTtctccaaacaaattacatccacatatgccccttcatagtgcaatccttcataccGAATTTTACTCCAATAGCTTAACttatggctgagttatagctttttttatgttttcggttattgccattttgtgggcgtggcagtggtccgattacgcccatcttcttaaccttctcatggtgccaagaaatacgtcttccaaactttcatcaaaatatctcatttgtactcaagttacagcttgcacggacggacggacagacagacatccggatttgaacttcactcgtcaccctgatcattttgatatatataaccctatatctaactcgtttagttttaggacttacaaacaaccgttatgtggacaaaactataatactctcgtagcaactttgttgcgagagtataaaaatcgttgTGCTTGATTCactaataattgaaaatttgcataatatAAACTTTAAAGCGCTTTCTGCTCGAAgcccatatttatatatatctttacaTAATTCAAAGGAAGTAATTATAATGCTCAAGAACGACATATTAACAAACATATATCCCGGAACGGAATTGATGTTAGATTAGTTaggtgttaaaaatatttatttcctaaataaataaaacagccacaccaaaaaaaaatttttctgtaGGCCCTACTATGTGGGTCTTATGTTTTTGGTGTCCCTGAATCCGAATACGAAGTCCTTTTAACCCCATCGGATCATTGTTTTGATATAACCCCAGAAAACAGATATGGCGGACAACGGTTTTAAACTTCATTGAATTCGGTAGAAATTCGCTTCTTGGGGGTTTTCGGGACCCCGAACGTATCCAGTgtcagtttttcaaaattcaaaatcgcGGATTCAATACGGCTACTTTTTAAAAAGTAAGGTCCAATACGTAATCCGCCACCCCAAGAACCcacgagtaacgagtttcaagcgaatacgctgaatttttcaaaatagcgtccgccatattggatccgtcattttcaatttaaaaaaaccgACACCTGATCTGATGGGATAAAATAGACCTCTGATTCTGATTCAGTTACCACAAAAACATATTGTccacatagtaagacccccaggtcattttttttttgtggctgtgtatacgtttttttttttgtatataggaCAATAAGTAACAAAAACTACTTCCATATAAATTAAGATCAGTAAAAAACAATTCTACGAATTCAGAGAATATCACTGGAaatcataataattaatatttttacaattaataacagcaacatatgtacatacataatttattatgcatttaATTGTCTACTGAAATACTATCACTTATACTGAACTCAATGTTTGTGAACTCATATTGCTTATCACTTGATATAATGTGTGGATGGAAGATAAAGTACTTCACAGGGGATTCTAAAGCATTATAATACTTCTTATGAaccaaaattgtgtaaaatataaatttttatgggAACCAACAGAGAGagagaattttaaatatagaGTAAATGCAAAGGTTAATTAAAAGATTACAGCAATAATATTAGGATATGTATATCCTTAAATATTCCTTCATATTcttgctttaatattttaatttcaatttgtctcCTTTCTATGCTCAAAACGCTCTGAGACCCTATCAGATGTATGTAGCATAAGCAAGGTACCCACGAATTAAAGTAAAATGACTGGAGAACTGTCACATGTACATTTCTATACTCAATAGCATATTACATTCGCTCAATTAGTTCTAATTAAACACGCATTAGCGCTTTTACGATTAACATTACAGACGATTTTTGAACTATGCTATGACATATCGTGCTTCAATCATTTTACAACTCATATTACTTGCAATACAACAAACGGGATCATTAAATCAATTGTTAACCCTGGCAATGGGTTAATACAGTTTAGTAcaaatgaattttgaaataataatattatatacacttTACTTCTCTCACCCAACAGATTGGCAATATGTAACGCATGAACATTGCTATCGCTGCTGCTTTTACGCCGGTTGCACTGAAGTCAACCGCTATTACTGCCagcaaacgcaacaacaaaagttcaATAAAAACACGAATACATACAGCAATTATTGGTTGTACTATTGATGAGTGGAGCTGCATGGAccacatacaaaatatttatgcgcCTGCAATTGTGGTGGTGAGACTGTAGTGATGCACAGTGGAAATTGTGTGCGAATTGTAAGCACGTGGCACCTATTTAAGTATCGGGCATGTTTGTAGcttttgtgtatatacattttttttaaattattttatatgggtttttacaattttatatgcaatattgtgcaatatttttgttatttttcattatttaatattatgcaTGCCTGTATTTGCTCGTCAGTATATCAgttgttgtatatacataaataaaattgtatatgaattatagctgaaaataaaactttaataaatattgaatgtcAACGATTACACAATCGCAAATTGTTGCAGTGCAACCAACTCGAATTTCATTACTAATTACAGCGTCACAGACAACAAACAATTAGCTACGGCATTACAATAACTACGCTTTAATTGAGATTATAGAAATTACCCAAGTGCAGGAAGCAATCCTTTGCATGCTGTTGACATTGGCAAAAATCGGGGAAGGGCGGTGCCAACACCTCGTACATGATCTTTAGtaaatcaatgaatttattCAGTGACTTTGAGTAATCGCCAGCTTCGTAGAGACGCTTGGCGGTGCGTGTCATCAATTCGGTatcctaaaaattaaaataaatttaataaaaagtgaaacaaaagCCCTCAATGAAATCGTTAAACATTTATGCACGCGCACCTGCATCACTTTGAGGCCCTTCAAAATGTTTGTGCACTCGCCGCAAGTCACGCATTTAATCATGAAATCATTGCACGTTGCCGGCACCTCAATAATAGCGCCACACGGCTTGGGGCCGTCACAACGGAAACGTATGAGGTCGGTTGGCATCTGTTCGAAGGTGGGCCAATTTTCCAAACACGGATCGCAAGTGCAATCGAACCAGTAAAGTTCTTTGAGTTGTGCCTGACGCTGCTCACGTCCTTCCTGCGTATAAATTGGACCATAATTCTCAGCAATTTGCAGCCCCGCCTCAATGGGACGTATGGTGTTCACATGTATGGTTGTGCCGCGGTAGTATCTAgggtgcaaaaataaaataaagtattttatatacataaaataacgGTATATAATACCCACCTAACCACACCCGGATCGCAGGAGTGATTGAAGAGCGCCAAAGTCGGATAGAGTCCACCACCAATGAATACCGTCTTCTCGTTGCCATCGCTCTTCTTCGCATGTAATTCGGCCACTTCGTGCGTATTGAATTGTATGAATTGTAGATTGCGCAACATTATGCCGCCGATGATGTTCAAATCTTCAGCTTTAGGTGTTTCACCAAAGTAACCAGCTTCGGCGAGACACTTGGTTAGAAAGCGTGCCATTAACGTGTGCTGGAAGATATTAGAGGCTGGTCGCGATTTTTCATGACGTTCCAGATGTGAGACACGTCTGTAGTCTTCGTGGGGTAGCCTGtggtacaaaaaataattagaattaataaGAGATTAGACCTTTTGGAGTGGCGAATCGatcaaacaactggtataaatcaattaactggtataattttttattaaaattttcgggAACGGGTTCAAATAGTGGAATGAACAGGGCTAAGGGATTGCTGTGTCAGTTACCGAACTCTCTATTACAATTGAATGTTAAATCATAGTTTTTTAGGCCAAGGCTACAAGCAATCTCGACATATATATGTCGACAAAGGATTGagagattttatataaaacgaTTATGGCTTTattctaatatttatattttcgctaAAGTAATCatagagtatatgtatataataagatCTTGTGAGTACTTACTTAATTATTTCATCAAGAGGTAAATCCTTTTCAATATcatctttaatttttaagaaatactcCAAAGGCTTATTGGCAAGAATACGCAAAGCCATATGACAATTTACTGAAGCGCCCGAACGCCAAATCGTAGGCAAGAGACCGCATTCGTACTTATGATAAGTGGAACTGGCTTTGGTTAAACACTCTTCGGAGCAGTAGAGCACATCAGCGCACTTTGGACAGGCGACTGGTATGGCGGTTCTGAAAAGAAGTGTTATAAAAGGTATGTTTAGAATTACccaaaagttttttaatattatctaaataaaataaaaattacctaATAAAACAATTATCGCAATGTGTTTTCGAGAATTTCTCCAATAACACCGCTACAAATGGTTTCTCCACCAATATCTCCTCACCCACAGTAATGTCGGTGGCAGCACGTGCAAAACGACCCTCCGAGGGGTTCTGATCGAAGCGTACATTATCACTGAGAAACTCCTTCTCATCGGGTATTGCCATTGTCAATTTAGCCTCACCGAACTTCTGTTGTCTAGCCGCCTGTTTGGCAGTTTGAGGATCTCTTTCCAACATTTTAATCATCGTCATGGCATCCAGACTCAGCTTGCTGCGCCTATCCGAAGGCACTTTTGCATCATCCAAGGCGGTGATGCATTTTCTACAATTAAAGAGCGCATCAATATTTGATAacagtttttttgttaaataaaggcATCTCACTTGAAGCAAGCTATGGTATTGGGGTAGTCTTTCTTTACCATATAACAACGCGCTTGGCGTTCATATAGCTTGTAGATGAGATCCTTTGGATAACCCAGATCGATTGAGCGCTTAACATCAATGAGTGCCTCATCGAATTTCTCCATATGAAAGAGGGTGGCAGAGCGATTAGCCAAGATGATGGCGCGGTCACTTACTGAAAACGGAGATACAAAGGTAAATAAGATTTCAATTATAGAGTCATTCAAAGTTCTAAAGAAACACTCACCTTTATGCTCTGGCAATGCCATATAACTTTTTGTATAGAAAAGCATCGCCTCAAACCAATTTTTAGCCTTGAATGCCTGATTGCCCTTCTCCTTGAGTTGCGCTGCAGTGTCGGCATTTTTTCCAGCAAACTCCCGTTTCACCTGCAGTTGTCCGTCATTCTCACGTACACCGGGAAATTGTTCGACAAATGTCAGCCGCTCGTAATCGTTGCGACATGCAGCTATCTTACCAATCTGCACATCGAAAACGTCCGATTGCGAGTTTTTCAGGTTAAGATAGTAGTCGGGGAAGAAGCCGGTTTTCTCAACCAAAGACATTGTGACTAAAGTATCTACTGATTACTACTTTCTGATAAAattcttaacaatttatatataaatatatttatggcaACTATTTTTAGTCTCTACAATATAAATTGTAGAACTTTTCTTTCACAAAACTGCAGCCAAACTGACAATGTGGAAAATCTGCCCATAACGTGGTGTTTCAGTATCTGTagtccaaatatatttttagaattcttAAGAGTATTTTTTCGAACAGCAGAGTAAGATGATTATGCTCAGAGAAAGCTCTTCGCTATTTCTCTAGCTTAGCTCAAAAAgaatagtaaaaattgttttgtttacaaacaaaaatagcCATGGAAAGAAGATGAGGTGGGGTCATAATAGGAAGAATAAAGTTGTGGggagaaaattcgaaaaattacaTGTGtatctttagttttttttcctCGAAACTAGTCGAAATGGACAAAACTTTCGTGGAGTTTTGAATGCCTTGGTTTTCTGTTCAAAtcccaactaaatcaaaatctaaaaaaaattgtttccggACAATTGTGTACTCtataaattcaaaacaaatgtcACACATGGGAAAATAGTTAGGTCTAATATTTAGCCAAACCCAAAGAGTCAATTTCTATACAAGCAACAGCGATATTGAAGATATAGAATGGTTCTTAAAAGCCTTAAGAGAAGGTCTGTAAGATATGATTTCAGATTTTTAACAATTCATTAGTCTAGATCgctttaacaataataataacaataattttggaattttggaGTCTACTGGCCCATACCCAAAAAACGTGTATGTATTTTCATGGAAATGTAAGAACTGATGAATAAACCAATGACGAGGTACCGTCTGCtgaatttaagtatatatacatacatatgtatttgataaAGGTTTCTTGAGCTAGCGACCATACTAAAGTTGAGACAAGGGTGACAGTCTTATATCCATGTAggctttttcttaaaaaaaaatgggtttcattaccaaaaaaaaattatcttagtATAAATTGGAACCGAGACTTGCCACCTAATCTagagaacatatgtatataacttgaTGCGATTTTGAAATAACATTCTTCGGTATTCAAGGCAAATTAATATTGAAGATGACCATGTCGGAACAGTAAGATAGATCACGTTTATCAGAAATAAATGTGAGGTTATAATTacgaatacaaaatttgaacgaTCCCATCAActtaatgtaaaataataacaacagcgcaCTCTGTTGtagaatttatgtaaattttactGGCTCTGGCGACATCTAGCGCAAGCGACTGTTAGCGGAAAACCGAATGGTTGGAGTATACGAAAATGCCGTCCGGCCGGTTAAAAGTGTTGTAAACGCACCCATTTGCGGGCAAAGgggctttttttttgttcaagggattatttaatatttttaataaaaaaggatttattaattagaaataatttGAGAGAATATAgaatatgataaaatatatttaacataccAGTCCTTAACTTTAATGTATAGTTTTGCTCCACACAATTACTGTATTCGAAGACACTATATTAAGCTCTTagaacttttatgatttataactcacacacgcatacacatataTCTCTGCATATATTGATGCTCACTTGAGGCACTAACGTGACTCATATTTGACATTCAACtgctaataacaacaacttagAGGCTTTCAAAATGATTAAACTTCTTTCAGTTCTTGCGAAATTTCTATTTTAAGCCACGGTAAGCGCAAACTTTTggcgccaacacacacacacgcccacACAGCATATATTCTTCTCCACATGTCGCGTTGCTAATTTGGCGCTGCTAGCCCCAAGCGCCTCTTTAGCTCAGTGGCAGAGCACTGGTCTTGTAAACCAGGGGTCGTGAGTTCAATCCTCACAGGAGGCAAATATACCCATAATTTTTGATggatattttatgcaaataattaaaGTTTATGAAATTAAAGTGTTTATTTGCACAATAAAATGACCGATAAAGAGTTGAGAAGGTTCGTTGTACTTAaagaaaaaaaggtaaaaaatataatacacaacTATTAACTGTTCTACTGAAATTCtaattctaatatttataagttaaaatttagaaatttttcagCAAATTTTTTTAACCAGAACATAgtctatttcaaaatatatgttcaCCCTTTATacg belongs to Zeugodacus cucurbitae isolate PBARC_wt_2022May chromosome 6, idZeuCucr1.2, whole genome shotgun sequence and includes:
- the LOC105218694 gene encoding SET and MYND domain-containing protein 4, which produces MSLVEKTGFFPDYYLNLKNSQSDVFDVQIGKIAACRNDYERLTFVEQFPGVRENDGQLQVKREFAGKNADTAAQLKEKGNQAFKAKNWFEAMLFYTKSYMALPEHKVSDRAIILANRSATLFHMEKFDEALIDVKRSIDLGYPKDLIYKLYERQARCYMVKKDYPNTIACFKKCITALDDAKVPSDRRSKLSLDAMTMIKMLERDPQTAKQAARQQKFGEAKLTMAIPDEKEFLSDNVRFDQNPSEGRFARAATDITVGEEILVEKPFVAVLLEKFSKTHCDNCFIRTAIPVACPKCADVLYCSEECLTKASSTYHKYECGLLPTIWRSGASVNCHMALRILANKPLEYFLKIKDDIEKDLPLDEIIKLPHEDYRRVSHLERHEKSRPASNIFQHTLMARFLTKCLAEAGYFGETPKAEDLNIIGGIMLRNLQFIQFNTHEVAELHAKKSDGNEKTVFIGGGLYPTLALFNHSCDPGVVRYYRGTTIHVNTIRPIEAGLQIAENYGPIYTQEGREQRQAQLKELYWFDCTCDPCLENWPTFEQMPTDLIRFRCDGPKPCGAIIEVPATCNDFMIKCVTCGECTNILKGLKVMQDTELMTRTAKRLYEAGDYSKSLNKFIDLLKIMYEVLAPPFPDFCQCQQHAKDCFLHLGNFYNLN